ACCGGGTCGGGGCGCAGGTTGGCGGCGTAGGTGGTGAACGCGACGTAGCGGCCGTCGGCGCTGATGTCGGGCTCGATGCTGTGCCGGATCCCCACCGTCGCGCCGTTGCGGCTGATCAGCTCGACACTGTCGGCGACGCGGTCGTAGACGAAGACGTCGTACTGCTCGTTGTCGTCGCCGGGGGCCAGGTCGCCGGCCGTGCTCTGGAAGGTGACGAACCGGCCGTCGGCGCTGATCCTCGGTCCGAAGCTGGTCCCGTCGGCGGCCTGGCCGCCGGGATCGTGGGAGATCAGGGTCGTCGTGCCGGAGACGGTGTCGTGCAAGAAGACGTCCCAGGCGTTGTTGTGGTCGTTGCTGCCCTCGGGGAGGATGCCGTCGCGCCCGTCGAAGGCGACCCAGCGGCCGTCCGCGGAGACCACGACATCGCCGGGCCCGATGTCGCCGTGCTCGCGGGCGCTGACGTCCAGCAGCCGGGTCGCGCCGACTGGCGGCTCGACCGGGCCGCCCGGGCCGCCGTCGCCCGGCGGGGTCGCCCCGACGATCGTGCGCGCCGGCCCGGTCCAGGCCGGCAGCCGCACCCGCTTCGAGACCACGTGGGGGCCGGTGCGCTTGCGCACGGTGACCCGGTGGGCCGGCGCCACGACGCGGTACGTCGTGGTGGCGCTCGGGGCGGCGAGGGTGAACGCCACGTGGCCGCGCCTGGTGGTGTGCCCCTCGCGCACGGAGGTCCAGCCGGCGGGCGTGGCCATCTCCAGTCGCACCGGGCGAACCGGGCGGATCCTCACGCGGGCACCGGCCACCCGGATCCGGGACGGGGACAGGACGGTGGCCGCGATCTCGACGGTGCCGGCACGATCTCCGGAATGCTCGACGGCATGCTCGAGGGGGCCCGCGTGGGCGCCGGCGACCGGGAGGACGAGCGCGGCGGCGGCCGTGGCCGCGGCGAGGAGGGTCTTCATCACCCCGCCACGATGCGGCCGACCGCTGGCGGCGCGCTGGAGCGACGCTAGAGCCACCGGTCCGCGGATCCAGTGGTGCGCCAGCGGCACTCAAGTCACCGGTACGAGCCTGATCCCACGCACCCGTGCGCCCACCGCCGCAACCGCCCCTGAAAGAGGACCCGATGACCGACCAGATCCTGCTGCCGGGCCAGGCCGCCGCGCCGCCCGGCCCCGCCGACATGACGATGATGTACGTGCTGCACCACGCCTTCCGCCGCGACGTTCGCGACTTCCGCGCGGTCGCCGCGGCCCTGCCGACCGACGACCGGCCCGCCTGGCAGCGGCTGGCGAGCCGCTGGCAGCTGTTCACCTCCGAGCTCCACTCCCACCACACCAAGGAGGACGAGATCCTCTGGCCGCTGCTGGCCGAGCGAGCCCGGGCCGCCGACGACGTCGACAGCCTGCGGGTCCTCGACGACATGGAGAGCGAGCACACGACCCTCGACCCGCTGCTCACCTCCTGCGACGCCGGATTCTCCGCGTTGGCCGGCCACCCCGACGCCGACCAGCTCTCCGACCTGCACACCGACCTCCTCGCCGACCTGGCCGATCTCGACCGTGCCCTCGACCGGCACCTCGGCCACGAGGAGTCCGCGGCGGTGCCGATCCTGCAGCGCTACGTGCCCGGCGAGGAGTGGGAGGTCGTCGAGCGGGAGAGGTTCCGCGGCCGCCCCTCGGTCGGCCATGCCCGCCGCTTCCTGCCGTGGATCTTCAAGGGCCTCGACGAGTCCGCAGCGGCCCGGGTCGCCGCGATCGGCGGGCCGCCGATGAGGCTACTGCTGGCCAGCTCGCGCCGCGGCTTCGCGCGACGGGAGGCCGAGATCTTCGGCTGAGCCCGAGTCCGAGTCAGCCTCGAGGACGGGAGCCGGCAGCCGCAGCTCGATCCGGGTGCCGGCCCCCGATCCCGCTTCCGATCCCGTCCCCGATCCCGTCCCCGGGCCCGAGGTCAGCCGGAGCACGCCACCGAGCTCCTGGGCCCGCTCCCTCATGGAGCGCAGCCCGATGCCGTCGGCCGCGCCCGGCGCCATGCCGATGCCGTCGTCGGCGACCGAGAAGACGATGTCCCCGTCGGCACGCCGGCGCAGGACGACGTCGCAGCGCGTGGCCCGGGCGTGGCGGCGGACGTTGAGCAGGGCCTCGCTGGCCAGCTGGTAGACGGCGACCTGGACGGGCACCTCCAGCAGCACGTCCTCGGCGACCGTGACCCGCACCACCAGGCCGTCGGCCGTGAAGCGGTCGGCGAGGGTGGACAGAGCAGTCGCGAGGTCGCCGTCGTCGAGGGCGAGCGGCACGAGCGAGCGGCTGAGCCGACGTACCTCCTCGCCCTGCTGGGTGAGCTCGCGCTCCAGCGCGTCGAACATCTCCTCGGACGCGCCCTGGTCCCGCATCCCGCGGGCGGCGATCAGGCCGAGCCGGATGCCGGCCAGCGCGGGACCGAGACCGTCGTGCAGGTCGCGACGCAGCATCCGCCGCTCCTCGTGGCGGATGCTCGTCATCCGGCGCCGGGCGGCGGTCAGCGCCTGCACCGACTGCATCAGGTCGATGGTCATGCCGACCAGGCCGGCGACCTCGGTCAGCATCCCGATGGTACGGCGATCGAGCCGCTCCCCGGGGCGGGGACTGGCCACCAGCAGGCCGACCGGGCGTCCGCGGCTGGTGAGCGCGATGGTGGCGTCGTGGTCGCGCACCGCGGGCGCCGCCGGCTCCTCACCGGCCTGGGCGGCCACGATGCGCACGTCGGCCAGCCGGAGGCTTCGGCTGAGGCGGGCGGCCAGGTCGTCGATGTCGTGGCCGCCCTGGCCGTCGACGCTCAGCAGCAGGCGGGCCGGGTCGGCTCCGGAGCCGTAGACGAGGTGGTCGACGCGCTGCTGCACCACTCGCCGCAGCGGTGTCGCGCCCAAGCCGACCAGCCCGACGGCCAGCGCCAGGGCGACGTCCGAATGACGCGGCAGCACCTGTGAGGCCACCCCGACCAGCAGCAGGTAGGCCAGCGCGATCGCGACCGTCATGACCGCCCACACGACTCCGCGGTTGACCCGTGCGTCGACGCCCCACAGCTGCTGGCCCAGCACCAGCACGAGCAGCGCGGCCGGCAAGAAGAGCTGGGCGACGAGCAGGAGGCTGCCGCTCACCTCGGCCGCGGTCCCCATCCAGTCCTCGGACATCGGCAACAGGAACGCGCCGAGCGCGACGACCATCGCGCCGTGTCCGGCAAGCAGCCAGCCGAGGCCACGCCGTTCGGCGGCGGGGGTGCGCAGCACTCGTCCCAGCAGCCAGAGCCACACGAGCGCGCCGAACAGCGCGACCGTCCGGTCCGGCCAGAGTCCGAGGCGCTGTGACAACGACTGCCACCACGCCACCGGGACGCCGAACGGGTTGTCGGGCAGCCCGGGCAGGACGACC
The genomic region above belongs to Nocardioides sp. QY071 and contains:
- a CDS encoding hemerythrin domain-containing protein, whose product is MTDQILLPGQAAAPPGPADMTMMYVLHHAFRRDVRDFRAVAAALPTDDRPAWQRLASRWQLFTSELHSHHTKEDEILWPLLAERARAADDVDSLRVLDDMESEHTTLDPLLTSCDAGFSALAGHPDADQLSDLHTDLLADLADLDRALDRHLGHEESAAVPILQRYVPGEEWEVVERERFRGRPSVGHARRFLPWIFKGLDESAAARVAAIGGPPMRLLLASSRRGFARREAEIFG
- a CDS encoding ATP-binding protein, with protein sequence MTDARSRPPLRWQILGWLVAGTAWLLSAGAVVALIGTGTAPTNVADWIMDVVTGAVYGGVVLMMLPRSRHPVVWILVLTALGCSASGLAAGYVALDGPWPGQDLAIYLPYWAWVPGVYATVAVVPLLVVPGGRRRWPAVTFAIAAIVVSTLPSLTVVLPGLPDNPFGVPVAWWQSLSQRLGLWPDRTVALFGALVWLWLLGRVLRTPAAERRGLGWLLAGHGAMVVALGAFLLPMSEDWMGTAAEVSGSLLLVAQLFLPAALLVLVLGQQLWGVDARVNRGVVWAVMTVAIALAYLLLVGVASQVLPRHSDVALALAVGLVGLGATPLRRVVQQRVDHLVYGSGADPARLLLSVDGQGGHDIDDLAARLSRSLRLADVRIVAAQAGEEPAAPAVRDHDATIALTSRGRPVGLLVASPRPGERLDRRTIGMLTEVAGLVGMTIDLMQSVQALTAARRRMTSIRHEERRMLRRDLHDGLGPALAGIRLGLIAARGMRDQGASEEMFDALERELTQQGEEVRRLSRSLVPLALDDGDLATALSTLADRFTADGLVVRVTVAEDVLLEVPVQVAVYQLASEALLNVRRHARATRCDVVLRRRADGDIVFSVADDGIGMAPGAADGIGLRSMRERAQELGGVLRLTSGPGTGSGTGSEAGSGAGTRIELRLPAPVLEADSDSGSAEDLGLPSREAAARAGQQ